One region of Pseudomonas sp. B21-040 genomic DNA includes:
- a CDS encoding GlxA family transcriptional regulator: protein MSKTVAIVVFAGVQSLDVTGPMDVFCEANRFLEPQDHYRLEVIGVEHGMMPCSNGLSLNAHRHFSDALEAYDLLLVAGGPQLPFLDFGAVFDAWLRGACGRAQRFGSICNGAFMLARAGLLDGRTVTTHWSDAAALAQLCPSTRVEADRLYVQDGELYTSAGVTAGIDLSLYLLARDHGPEVALHVAKRLVVFTQRSGGQSQFSPFLTPHAEPTSAVALVQLYVLANLTGDLTLADLANAANMSTRNFSRVFAKEAKITPAEFVEQARVDAARVLLESTHSPLKTVAYQCGFRDAQHMRSVFNRRLGVTPQQFRLNFSAMV from the coding sequence ATGAGTAAAACCGTAGCCATCGTGGTTTTTGCCGGGGTTCAGTCCCTGGACGTTACCGGTCCCATGGATGTGTTTTGCGAGGCCAACCGCTTCCTCGAACCGCAAGACCATTACCGGTTGGAGGTGATCGGTGTCGAGCATGGGATGATGCCGTGTTCCAACGGTTTGTCGCTCAATGCTCACCGGCATTTCAGCGACGCGCTTGAGGCGTATGACCTGCTGCTGGTGGCCGGCGGCCCGCAATTACCATTCCTGGATTTCGGTGCGGTGTTCGATGCCTGGTTGCGTGGTGCCTGCGGGCGGGCGCAACGTTTTGGTTCGATCTGCAATGGCGCGTTCATGCTGGCGCGGGCCGGCCTGCTTGATGGGCGGACCGTGACCACCCATTGGAGCGATGCTGCCGCGTTGGCACAGTTGTGCCCGTCGACCCGGGTCGAGGCGGATCGCTTGTACGTGCAGGACGGCGAGCTCTACACCTCGGCCGGGGTCACGGCGGGGATTGATCTGTCGTTGTACCTGCTGGCCAGGGATCACGGGCCGGAAGTCGCGCTGCACGTGGCCAAGCGTCTGGTGGTATTCACGCAGCGCTCAGGCGGGCAATCGCAGTTCAGCCCGTTCCTCACGCCCCACGCCGAACCCACGTCGGCGGTGGCGCTGGTTCAGCTCTACGTGCTGGCGAACCTCACCGGCGACCTGACCCTCGCTGACCTGGCGAATGCGGCCAACATGAGCACCCGCAACTTTTCCCGTGTGTTTGCCAAGGAAGCCAAAATCACCCCGGCGGAATTTGTCGAACAGGCGAGGGTGGACGCGGCGCGGGTGCTGTTGGAAAGCACCCATTCGCCACTGAAAACCGTGGCCTACCAATGTGGGTTTCGCGATGCCCAGCACATGCGCAGCGTGTTCAACCGCCGATTGGGGGTAACGCCACAGCAGTTCCGGCTGAATTTTTCTGCGATGGTTTGA
- a CDS encoding HD domain-containing protein has translation MSSIIAGINIPDSALAKATTEYIRDVESDLLYHHSRRVFLFGALSGERKQLAYDPELLYVGAMFHDLGLVEGHRSDDERFEVDSANAAKAFLKPYGLSDDDIEQVWLSIALHTTPGVPQHLRPNVALVTAGVEMDVLGIDYAAFSTVQREAVVHAHPRGEGFKECILCAFANGFKHKPDTTFGTVNADVLVDSEAGFKPMNFVEIIRKSPWLA, from the coding sequence ATGAGCAGCATCATTGCCGGTATCAACATTCCCGACAGCGCATTGGCCAAGGCCACCACCGAATACATCCGCGATGTCGAGTCCGACTTGCTGTATCACCACTCGCGCCGGGTGTTTCTGTTCGGTGCGTTGAGCGGTGAACGCAAGCAACTGGCCTACGATCCGGAGTTGCTGTACGTCGGCGCGATGTTCCATGACCTGGGCCTGGTGGAAGGACATCGCAGCGATGACGAACGTTTTGAAGTCGACAGCGCCAATGCCGCCAAGGCATTCCTCAAGCCTTACGGGTTGAGCGACGACGATATCGAGCAAGTCTGGCTGTCGATTGCGCTGCACACCACACCGGGTGTGCCGCAACACTTGCGCCCGAATGTGGCGCTGGTGACCGCCGGGGTTGAAATGGATGTGCTGGGCATCGACTACGCGGCGTTTTCCACCGTGCAGCGTGAGGCGGTGGTGCATGCGCATCCACGGGGTGAAGGCTTCAAGGAATGCATCCTGTGTGCGTTCGCCAACGGCTTCAAACACAAGCCGGATACCACGTTCGGCACGGTGAACGCCGATGTGCTGGTCGACAGCGAGGCGGGGTTCAAGCCGATGAACTTTGTCGAGATCATCCGCAAATCCCCTTGGTTGGCATGA
- a CDS encoding ABC transporter permease subunit, with product MKRFRFSSLMLVLGLLFIYAPMLILVIYSFNASKLVTVWGGWSIKWYVGLMDNTQLMGSVVRSLEIACYTAVAAVALGTLAAFVLTRITRFKGRTLFGGLVTAPLVMPEVITGLSLLLLFVAMAQMIGWPQERGIVTIWIAHTTFCAAYVAVVVSARLRELDLSIEEAAMDLGARPWKVFFLITIPMIAPSLGAGGMMSFALSLDDLVLASFVSGPGSTTLPMEVFSAVRLGVKPEINAVASLILLAVSLMTFLVWFFSRRAEESRKRAIQQAIEEGAADSWKQPDVRRAQAPEAA from the coding sequence ATGAAGCGCTTCAGATTCTCAAGCTTGATGCTGGTGCTGGGTTTGCTGTTCATCTACGCGCCGATGCTGATCCTGGTGATCTACTCGTTCAACGCCTCAAAACTGGTGACGGTGTGGGGCGGCTGGTCGATCAAATGGTACGTCGGGTTGATGGACAACACTCAGTTGATGGGCTCGGTGGTGCGCTCGCTGGAAATCGCCTGCTACACGGCGGTGGCGGCGGTGGCGCTGGGTACATTGGCCGCGTTCGTCCTGACCCGTATCACCCGCTTCAAAGGTCGCACGCTGTTCGGTGGCCTGGTCACCGCACCGCTGGTGATGCCCGAAGTCATCACCGGTCTGTCGCTGTTGCTGCTGTTCGTGGCCATGGCGCAGATGATCGGTTGGCCACAGGAACGCGGCATCGTCACTATCTGGATCGCCCACACTACGTTCTGTGCGGCGTATGTGGCGGTGGTGGTGTCGGCGCGTTTGCGTGAGTTGGACTTGTCCATCGAAGAGGCGGCCATGGACCTTGGTGCGCGGCCGTGGAAGGTGTTCTTCCTGATCACCATCCCGATGATCGCGCCCTCGTTGGGAGCAGGCGGCATGATGTCTTTCGCGCTGTCGCTGGATGACCTGGTGCTGGCGAGCTTCGTCTCGGGGCCGGGTTCCACGACCCTGCCAATGGAAGTGTTCTCGGCGGTGCGTCTGGGCGTGAAACCGGAGATCAACGCCGTGGCCAGCCTGATTTTGCTGGCGGTATCGCTGATGACGTTCCTGGTCTGGTTCTTCAGCCGTCGTGCCGAAGAGAGCCGCAAGCGTGCGATTCAGCAGGCCATCGAAGAAGGCGCTGCCGACTCCTGGAAGCAACCGGACGTACGCCGCGCGCAGGCGCCGGAAGCGGCTTGA
- a CDS encoding ABC transporter permease subunit — MPGGRQLVIGVPFIWLFMFFMLPFFIVLKISFAEADVAIPPYTEIYNFVDQKLQVLLNLGNYAMLAGDELYIAAYLGSLKMALISTVLCLLIGYPMAYAIASARKELQTVLVLLIMMPTWTAILIRVYAWMGILSNNGLLNGFLMSMGWISEPLQILNTNLAVYIGVVYSYLPFMILPLYANLVKHDHSLLEAASDLGSSTFNSFWKITIPLSKNGIVAGCMLVFIPVVGEFVIPELLGGPETLMIGKVLWQEFFNNRDWPVASALAVVMLAILIVPIILFNRSQAKEMEGKE, encoded by the coding sequence ATTCCCGGTGGCCGTCAGCTGGTCATCGGGGTTCCGTTCATCTGGCTGTTCATGTTCTTCATGCTGCCGTTCTTCATCGTCTTGAAGATCAGCTTCGCCGAAGCCGATGTGGCCATTCCGCCGTACACCGAAATCTACAACTTCGTCGACCAGAAGCTGCAGGTGCTGCTCAACCTCGGCAACTACGCCATGCTGGCGGGCGACGAGTTGTACATCGCCGCTTACCTCGGCTCGTTGAAGATGGCGCTGATCAGCACCGTCCTCTGTTTGCTGATCGGGTACCCGATGGCCTACGCCATTGCCAGTGCCCGTAAAGAGCTGCAAACGGTCCTCGTGCTGCTGATCATGATGCCGACCTGGACCGCCATCCTGATCCGCGTTTACGCGTGGATGGGCATCCTCAGCAACAACGGTCTGCTCAATGGTTTCCTGATGAGCATGGGCTGGATCAGCGAACCGCTGCAGATCCTCAACACCAACCTCGCCGTCTATATTGGTGTCGTTTACTCCTATCTGCCATTCATGATCCTGCCGCTCTACGCCAACCTGGTGAAGCACGACCACAGCCTGCTGGAAGCCGCATCCGATCTGGGTTCTAGCACCTTCAACAGCTTCTGGAAAATCACCATTCCGTTGTCCAAGAACGGCATCGTCGCTGGCTGCATGCTGGTGTTCATTCCGGTGGTGGGCGAGTTCGTGATCCCGGAACTGCTCGGCGGCCCGGAAACCCTGATGATCGGTAAAGTGCTTTGGCAAGAGTTCTTCAACAACCGTGACTGGCCCGTGGCGTCAGCCTTGGCGGTGGTGATGCTGGCGATCCTGATTGTGCCGATCATCCTGTTCAACCGCAGTCAGGCCAAAGAAATGGAGGGCAAAGAATGA
- a CDS encoding ABC transporter ATP-binding protein encodes MAVASGAYKKALEGDQSPKQVLVKIDRVTKKFDETIAVDDVSLEIKKGEIFALLGGSGSGKSTLLRMLAGFERPTEGRIFLDGVDITDMPPYERPINMMFQSYALFPHMTVAQNIAFGLKQDKLPAAEVDARVADMLKLVQMSQYAKRKPHQLSGGQRQRVALARSLAKRPKLLLLDEPMGALDKKLRSQMQLELVEIIERVGVTCVMVTHDQEEAMTMAERIAIMHLGWIAQIGSPIDIYETPTSRLVCEFIGNVNIFDGEVIDDAEGHATITCKDLDRQIYVGHGISTSVQDKSVTYAIRPEKLLVTPTQPTCEYNWSSGKVHDIAYLGGHSVFYVELPSGKIVQSFVANAERRGQRPTWGDQVYVYWEDDSGVVLRS; translated from the coding sequence ATGGCAGTTGCCTCCGGCGCCTATAAGAAAGCCCTCGAGGGCGACCAGTCACCTAAACAGGTGCTGGTCAAAATCGACCGGGTCACGAAAAAGTTCGACGAGACGATTGCCGTGGACGATGTGTCCCTGGAAATCAAGAAAGGCGAAATTTTCGCCCTGCTCGGCGGTTCGGGATCGGGCAAGTCCACGTTGCTGCGCATGCTCGCTGGCTTCGAACGGCCAACGGAGGGGCGCATTTTCCTCGACGGCGTAGACATCACTGACATGCCGCCGTACGAGCGGCCGATCAACATGATGTTCCAGTCCTACGCCTTGTTCCCGCACATGACCGTGGCGCAGAACATCGCCTTCGGCCTCAAGCAGGACAAGCTGCCTGCCGCCGAAGTCGATGCGCGCGTGGCCGACATGCTCAAACTGGTGCAGATGAGCCAGTACGCCAAGCGCAAGCCGCATCAGTTGTCCGGTGGCCAGCGTCAGCGTGTGGCACTGGCGCGCTCGCTGGCCAAGCGACCGAAGCTGTTGCTGCTCGACGAGCCAATGGGCGCCCTGGATAAAAAGCTGCGTTCGCAGATGCAACTGGAGCTGGTGGAGATCATCGAGCGCGTCGGCGTAACCTGCGTCATGGTGACCCACGACCAGGAAGAGGCCATGACCATGGCCGAGCGCATCGCGATCATGCACCTGGGCTGGATTGCCCAGATCGGCAGCCCGATCGACATCTACGAAACCCCGACCAGTCGCCTGGTCTGCGAATTCATCGGCAACGTCAACATCTTCGACGGTGAAGTGATCGACGACGCCGAAGGTCACGCGACCATTACCTGCAAGGACCTGGATCGCCAGATCTACGTGGGCCACGGCATCAGTACCTCAGTGCAGGACAAATCCGTGACCTACGCGATCCGTCCGGAAAAACTGCTGGTGACGCCGACGCAGCCGACCTGCGAATACAACTGGTCCAGCGGCAAAGTGCACGACATCGCCTACCTCGGCGGGCACTCGGTGTTCTACGTCGAACTGCCAAGCGGCAAGATCGTCCAGTCGTTCGTCGCCAACGCCGAGCGCCGTGGTCAGCGCCCAACCTGGGGTGACCAGGTTTACGTGTATTGGGAAGACGACAGCGGCGTGGTACTTCGCTCATGA
- a CDS encoding polyamine ABC transporter substrate-binding protein, whose product MPIFSLFRNALLAGAGLTLAVSVQAAGTVHIYNWSDYIGPTTLADFQKETGIKPVYDVFDSNETLEGKLLAGRTGYDVVVPSNHFLGKQIKAGAFQKLDKSKLTNYSNLDPVLLKRLEQNDPGNQYAVPYLWGTNGIGYNVDKIKAVLGVDTIDSWSVLFEPENIKKLHSCGVAFLDSADEMMPTVLNYMGLNANSTDPKDYEKATAKLLAVRPYVTYFHSSKYISDLANGDICIAIGFSGDMFQARNRAEEAKKGVNIVYTIPKEGGALWFDMLAIPKDSANTKEAHAFINFLLKPEVIAQVSDSVGYANPNPASDKLMEQSIRTDESVYPPQAVLDKTYVSVELPPNIQRLMTRSWTKVKTGK is encoded by the coding sequence TTGCCTATTTTTTCTTTGTTTCGCAATGCCTTGCTGGCTGGCGCTGGACTGACACTTGCCGTCAGTGTCCAGGCCGCCGGTACTGTGCATATTTATAACTGGTCGGACTACATCGGTCCGACCACCCTGGCTGACTTCCAGAAAGAGACCGGCATCAAGCCGGTCTATGACGTCTTCGACTCCAACGAAACCCTGGAAGGCAAGTTGCTGGCCGGGCGTACCGGTTACGACGTGGTCGTGCCGTCCAACCACTTCCTTGGCAAGCAGATCAAGGCGGGCGCCTTCCAGAAACTCGACAAGTCGAAGCTGACTAACTATTCCAACCTCGACCCGGTGCTGCTCAAGCGCCTGGAGCAGAACGATCCGGGCAACCAGTACGCGGTGCCGTACCTGTGGGGCACCAACGGCATCGGTTACAACGTCGACAAAATCAAAGCCGTGCTGGGCGTCGACACGATCGATTCATGGAGCGTGCTGTTCGAGCCGGAGAACATCAAGAAGCTGCACAGCTGCGGCGTGGCGTTCCTCGACTCGGCCGATGAAATGATGCCGACCGTGCTCAACTACATGGGCCTGAACGCCAACAGCACTGATCCCAAGGATTATGAAAAGGCCACCGCCAAGTTGCTCGCCGTGCGGCCGTACGTGACTTACTTCCATTCCTCCAAGTACATCTCGGACCTGGCCAACGGCGACATCTGCATCGCCATCGGTTTCTCCGGCGACATGTTCCAGGCCCGCAACCGTGCGGAAGAAGCCAAGAAAGGCGTGAACATCGTCTACACCATTCCCAAGGAAGGCGGCGCTCTGTGGTTCGACATGCTGGCGATTCCCAAGGATTCGGCCAACACCAAAGAGGCCCACGCGTTCATCAACTTTTTGTTGAAACCCGAGGTGATCGCACAGGTCAGTGATTCTGTTGGCTATGCGAATCCCAACCCTGCTTCGGACAAACTGATGGAACAGTCCATCCGCACAGACGAGTCGGTTTATCCACCGCAAGCAGTCCTCGACAAGACCTACGTGTCGGTCGAATTACCACCGAATATTCAACGTTTGATGACCCGCAGCTGGACCAAGGTCAAGACGGGTAAATAG
- a CDS encoding polyamine ABC transporter substrate-binding protein, whose protein sequence is MKALGKKLAGKTLLAMSLMGLMAGAVQADDKVLHVYNWSDYIAPDTIKKFEDESGIKVVYDVFDSNETLEAKLLAGKSGYDIVVPSNNFLAKQIKAGVYQKLDKSKLSNWKNLNTDLLKAVSVSDPGNEHAFPYMWGSIGIGYNAEKVKAALGADAPVDSWDLIFKPENAAKLKSCGISLLDSPTEMIPVALHYLGLPTDSQKKEDIDKAEALIMKVRPSIAYFHSSKYISDLANGNICVAVGYSGDVYQAKSRAAEAGDKVKVSYNIPKEGAGSFYDMVAIPKDAENVEGAYKFMTFLQKPEIMAEITNAVRFPNGNAAATPLVDKDITADPGIYPPADVLAKLYAIADLPAATQRILTRSWTKIKSGK, encoded by the coding sequence ATGAAGGCACTAGGTAAAAAGCTCGCTGGTAAGACTCTCCTTGCCATGTCGTTGATGGGGTTGATGGCGGGCGCGGTTCAGGCCGATGACAAAGTACTGCACGTGTACAACTGGTCCGATTACATCGCACCGGACACCATCAAGAAGTTCGAAGACGAGTCGGGGATCAAAGTCGTCTACGACGTGTTCGACAGCAACGAAACCCTTGAAGCCAAGTTGCTGGCCGGCAAATCCGGTTACGACATCGTCGTACCGTCGAACAACTTCCTGGCCAAGCAAATCAAGGCCGGCGTTTACCAGAAGCTGGACAAGTCCAAGCTGTCTAACTGGAAAAACCTGAACACCGACCTGCTCAAGGCGGTATCGGTGAGCGACCCGGGCAACGAACATGCCTTCCCGTACATGTGGGGCTCGATCGGCATTGGCTACAACGCCGAGAAGGTCAAGGCTGCACTGGGTGCCGACGCACCGGTCGATTCCTGGGACCTGATCTTCAAACCTGAAAACGCCGCCAAGCTGAAGTCCTGCGGTATCAGCTTGCTGGACTCGCCAACCGAGATGATTCCGGTGGCGCTGCACTACCTGGGCCTGCCAACCGACAGCCAGAAGAAAGAAGACATCGACAAGGCTGAAGCGCTGATCATGAAGGTCCGTCCTTCGATCGCCTACTTCCACTCGTCCAAGTACATCTCCGACCTTGCCAACGGCAACATCTGTGTAGCCGTGGGTTACTCGGGTGACGTGTATCAGGCCAAGTCCCGCGCGGCTGAAGCCGGTGACAAGGTCAAAGTCAGCTACAACATTCCGAAAGAAGGTGCTGGCAGCTTCTACGACATGGTCGCCATCCCTAAAGATGCCGAGAACGTCGAAGGCGCCTACAAGTTCATGACCTTCCTGCAGAAGCCGGAAATCATGGCTGAAATCACCAACGCCGTGCGCTTCCCGAACGGTAACGCGGCTGCCACGCCACTGGTGGATAAAGACATCACCGCGGATCCAGGCATCTACCCGCCAGCGGACGTGCTGGCCAAGCTGTACGCGATTGCCGACTTGCCGGCCGCGACCCAGCGGATCCTGACTCGCAGCTGGACCAAGATCAAATCGGGTAAATAA